In a single window of the Agromyces sp. H17E-10 genome:
- a CDS encoding bifunctional alpha,alpha-trehalose-phosphate synthase (UDP-forming)/trehalose-phosphatase — protein MNAPEPARDDLYVDAAYDMIVVSNRLPVDYQAGPDGETQWKSSPGGLVTALEPVMRAADGAWIGWAGVADREFEPFDNDGISIIPVPLSESELEEYYEGFSNDTLWPLYHDVIAPPSFHREWWDAYVRVNRRFAEAAARAAAPGAVVWVQDYQLQLVPKMLRESRPDLVIGFFNHIPFPAYGIYSQLPWRRQVVDGLLGADVIGFQRAADAGNFSRAVRRLFGYTTRGTLIEVPADDGEVRHVVARHFPISIDAAGFEEIARRPEVQARAREIRESLGNPETIMLGVDRLDYTKGIRHRLKAFGELLRDGRLSVEQATLVQVASPSRERVETYRQLRDEIELMVGRLNGDHSTLGHQAIAYLHHGYPREEMVALYLAADVMLVTALRDGMNLVAKEYVACRFDEDGALLLSEFTGASDELRQAILVNPHDIEGLKDAMVEAASMPRRERARRMRALRKRVRDNDVANWSATFLKTLTGAGIIAPGVPDALVAGLRRIASTERLLVALDFDGTLAPLVDRPEDARATGRARAAIERLAAADDTRVAIVSGRALESLRTVADPPHGALLSGSHGVELQLDGGGVTIDLRDGELAELQQLTRVLEESASSVDGAWVEWKPAGLALHTRRVDQAQAAELQRSVRERVASELPELTVRAGKNVLEFSVRPSDKGEALTRLRQHAGASAVVYVGDDVTDEDAFAALENDDLGVKVGQGKSLAAYRVRSPEDVALLLERLADERDVARNGVSRWP, from the coding sequence ATGAACGCCCCCGAACCAGCACGCGACGACCTCTACGTCGACGCCGCCTACGACATGATCGTGGTCTCCAACCGGCTGCCCGTCGACTACCAGGCCGGACCCGACGGCGAGACGCAGTGGAAGAGCTCGCCGGGCGGGCTCGTGACCGCCCTCGAGCCGGTCATGCGGGCCGCCGACGGCGCGTGGATCGGCTGGGCCGGCGTCGCCGACCGCGAGTTCGAACCGTTCGACAACGACGGCATCTCGATCATCCCCGTTCCGCTCAGCGAGTCGGAGCTCGAGGAGTACTACGAGGGATTCTCGAACGACACCCTCTGGCCGCTCTACCACGACGTCATCGCGCCGCCCTCCTTCCACCGCGAGTGGTGGGACGCGTACGTGCGCGTCAACCGCCGGTTCGCCGAAGCCGCAGCCCGGGCGGCCGCGCCGGGTGCGGTGGTCTGGGTGCAGGACTACCAGCTGCAACTCGTGCCGAAGATGCTGCGCGAGAGCCGACCCGACCTCGTGATCGGGTTCTTCAACCACATCCCGTTCCCGGCGTACGGCATCTACTCGCAGCTGCCGTGGCGCCGCCAGGTCGTCGACGGCCTGCTCGGTGCCGACGTCATCGGCTTCCAGCGGGCGGCCGACGCGGGCAACTTCTCGCGGGCGGTGCGGCGGCTGTTCGGCTACACGACGCGCGGCACCCTGATCGAGGTGCCGGCCGACGACGGCGAGGTGCGGCACGTGGTCGCCCGGCACTTCCCGATCTCGATCGACGCGGCCGGCTTCGAGGAGATCGCCCGGCGCCCCGAGGTCCAGGCCCGGGCGCGCGAGATCCGCGAGAGCCTCGGCAACCCCGAGACGATCATGCTCGGCGTCGACCGCCTCGACTACACCAAGGGCATCCGGCACCGGCTGAAGGCGTTCGGCGAATTGCTGCGCGACGGGCGCCTCTCGGTCGAGCAGGCGACGCTCGTGCAGGTCGCGAGCCCCTCGCGCGAACGCGTCGAGACGTACCGTCAGCTGCGCGACGAGATCGAGCTCATGGTCGGTCGCCTCAACGGCGACCACTCGACGCTCGGCCACCAGGCCATCGCCTACCTCCATCACGGCTACCCGCGCGAGGAGATGGTCGCGCTCTACCTCGCCGCCGACGTCATGCTCGTCACCGCACTCCGCGACGGCATGAACCTCGTCGCGAAGGAGTACGTCGCCTGCCGGTTCGACGAGGACGGCGCGTTGCTGCTCAGCGAGTTCACCGGCGCGAGCGACGAACTGCGTCAGGCGATCCTGGTGAACCCGCACGACATCGAGGGCCTCAAGGACGCGATGGTCGAGGCCGCGTCGATGCCGCGGCGCGAACGCGCCCGGCGCATGCGAGCCCTGCGCAAGCGCGTGCGCGACAACGACGTGGCGAACTGGTCGGCGACGTTCCTCAAGACGCTGACGGGCGCCGGGATCATCGCGCCGGGCGTGCCTGATGCGCTCGTGGCGGGCCTGCGCCGCATCGCCTCGACGGAGCGCCTGCTCGTCGCACTCGACTTCGACGGCACGCTCGCGCCCCTCGTCGACCGGCCCGAGGACGCCCGTGCGACCGGGCGGGCACGGGCGGCGATCGAACGGCTTGCGGCGGCCGACGACACGCGCGTGGCGATCGTGTCGGGCCGAGCGCTCGAGAGCCTCCGCACGGTCGCGGACCCGCCCCACGGGGCGCTGCTCAGCGGTTCGCACGGCGTCGAACTCCAGCTCGACGGCGGTGGCGTCACGATCGACCTCCGCGACGGCGAGCTCGCCGAGCTGCAGCAACTCACGCGCGTGCTCGAGGAGTCCGCGTCCTCGGTCGACGGTGCATGGGTCGAGTGGAAGCCGGCCGGTCTCGCACTGCACACCCGCCGGGTCGACCAGGCGCAGGCGGCCGAGCTCCAGCGCAGCGTGCGCGAACGGGTCGCGTCCGAGCTGCCGGAGCTCACCGTGCGGGCTGGCAAGAACGTGCTCGAGTTCTCGGTGCGACCGAGCGACAAGGGAGAGGCGCTCACGCGGCTCCGCCAGCACGCGGGCGCGAGCGCCGTCGTCTACGTCGGCGACGACGTGACCGACGAAGACGCGTTCGCGGCCCTCGAGAACGACGACCTGGGCGTGAAGGTGGGCCAGGGCAAGTCGCTCGCGGCGTACCGCGTGCGCAGCCCCGAGGACGTCGCGCTGCTGCTCGAGCGCCTCGCCGATGAGCGCGACGTCGCGCGTAACGGCGTATCCCGCTGGCCATAG
- the ilvD gene encoding dihydroxy-acid dehydratase, whose translation MSEFDPKPRSRTVTDGIEAMTSRGMLRAVGMGDADWDKPQIGIASSWNEITPCNLSLGRLAQAAKEGVHGGGGYPLQFGTVSVSDGISMGHEGMHFSLVSREVIADSVEVVMQAERLDGSVLLAGCDKSIPGMLMAAARLDLASVFLYAGSIAPGWVRLSDGTEKDITIIDSFEAVGAVKAGTMSEADAKRIECAFAPGEGACGGMYTANTMASVAEALGLSLPGSASPASADRRRDYYAHRSGEAVVNLLNKGITARQILTKKAFENAIAVGMALGGSTNIVLHLLAIAREAEVDLTLDDFNRIGSKVPHIGDLKPFGKYVMNDVDRRGGVPVLMKALLDAGLLHGDVLTVTGKTMAENLEELDLPPLDGEVLHTLDDPIHETGGLTILHGTLAPEGAVVKTAGFDAAVFEGPARVFERERGAMDALTNGEIKHGDVVVIRYEGPKGGPGMREMLAITAAIKGAGLGKDVLLLTDGRFSGGTTGLCIGHLAPEAVDAGPIALVRDGDLIRVDIAARSIDLLVDEAELAARRDGWAPLPPRYTRGVLAKYSKLVRSAAEGATTG comes from the coding sequence ATGTCGGAGTTCGATCCCAAACCGCGTAGTCGTACCGTCACCGATGGCATCGAGGCCATGACGAGCCGGGGCATGCTCCGAGCCGTCGGCATGGGCGATGCCGACTGGGACAAGCCGCAGATCGGCATCGCGAGCTCGTGGAACGAGATCACCCCCTGCAACCTCTCACTCGGCCGCCTCGCACAGGCCGCGAAAGAGGGCGTGCACGGCGGCGGCGGCTACCCGCTGCAGTTCGGCACCGTCTCCGTCTCCGACGGCATCTCGATGGGCCACGAGGGCATGCACTTCTCGCTCGTGTCGCGCGAGGTCATCGCCGACTCGGTCGAGGTCGTCATGCAGGCCGAGCGCCTCGACGGCTCGGTGCTGCTCGCGGGTTGTGACAAGTCGATCCCGGGCATGCTCATGGCTGCCGCCCGCCTCGACCTCGCGAGCGTCTTCCTCTACGCAGGCTCGATCGCGCCCGGCTGGGTGCGCCTCTCCGACGGCACCGAGAAGGACATCACGATCATCGACTCGTTCGAGGCCGTCGGCGCGGTCAAGGCCGGCACGATGAGCGAGGCCGACGCCAAGCGCATCGAGTGCGCCTTCGCGCCCGGCGAGGGCGCCTGCGGCGGCATGTACACCGCCAACACGATGGCCTCCGTCGCCGAGGCCCTCGGCCTCTCGCTGCCCGGCTCGGCGTCGCCCGCGTCGGCCGACCGCCGGCGCGACTACTACGCCCACCGCTCGGGAGAGGCCGTCGTCAACCTCCTCAACAAGGGCATCACCGCCCGCCAGATCCTCACGAAGAAGGCGTTCGAGAACGCCATCGCGGTGGGCATGGCGCTCGGCGGCTCGACGAACATCGTGCTGCACCTGCTCGCGATCGCGCGCGAGGCCGAGGTCGACCTCACGCTCGACGACTTCAACCGCATCGGCTCCAAGGTGCCCCACATCGGCGACCTCAAGCCGTTCGGCAAGTACGTCATGAACGACGTCGACCGCCGCGGCGGAGTGCCCGTGCTCATGAAGGCCCTGCTCGACGCGGGCCTCCTGCACGGTGACGTGCTCACCGTCACGGGCAAGACCATGGCCGAGAACCTCGAAGAGCTCGACCTGCCGCCGCTCGACGGCGAGGTGCTGCACACGCTCGACGACCCGATCCACGAGACCGGCGGCCTCACGATCCTGCACGGCACGCTCGCGCCCGAGGGCGCCGTCGTGAAGACGGCCGGCTTCGACGCCGCCGTGTTCGAGGGGCCCGCGCGCGTGTTCGAGCGCGAGCGCGGCGCGATGGACGCGCTCACGAACGGCGAGATCAAGCACGGCGACGTCGTGGTGATCCGCTACGAGGGCCCCAAGGGCGGCCCCGGCATGCGCGAGATGCTCGCCATCACCGCGGCCATCAAGGGCGCCGGGCTCGGAAAAGATGTACTACTCTTGACGGACGGTCGATTCTCAGGCGGCACAACCGGCCTGTGCATCGGCCATCTGGCACCCGAAGCAGTCGACGCAGGTCCGATTGCTCTCGTGCGCGATGGTGATCTGATTCGGGTCGATATCGCAGCCCGGTCCATCGACCTACTTGTCGACGAGGCCGAGCTGGCTGCCCGCCGTGACGGCTGGGCTCCGCTTCCCCCGCGCTACACCCGAGGCGTCCTCGCGAAGTACTCCAAGCTCGTGCGCTCCGCTGCCGAAGGCGCGACGACGGGCTGA
- a CDS encoding acetolactate synthase large subunit: MPTESTPVPTPAAVPSAAPVEITGAEAVVRSLEMLGITDVFGLPGGAILPVYDPLFESKKLRHILVRHEQGGGHAAQGYASSSGKLGVTIATSGPGATNLVTAIADAHMDSVPLLAITGQVFSTLMGTDAFQEADIVGITMPITKHSFLVKNAEEIPATIAAAVHIATTGRPGPVLVDITKDAQQAKFPFRWPPKVDLPGYRPITKAHGKQVTAAAQLIAAAKRPVLYVGGGVIRGRASEELLALAEATKAPVVTTLMARGAFPDSHPQHLGMPGMHGTVPAVLALQESDLIVALGARFDDRVTGKAALFAPEAKVVHVDIDPAEISKIRTADVPIVGDLKEVLVDLGAAYRDAIRETTPDLDEWWATLDGLRNEYPLGYSEPSDGLLAPQYVIERIGELTGPEGVYAAGVGQHQMWAAQFIKYERPNSWLNSGGAGTMGYAVPAAMGAKVAQPDRDVWAIDGDGCFQMTNQELATCALNDIPIKVAVINNSSLGMVRQWQTLFYDGRYSNTDLNTGHDTVRIPDFVTLAEAYGALGIRVTKKEEVDDAIKLALETNDRPVVIDFVVSADAMVWPMVPQGVSNSYIQYARDHAPAFSEED, encoded by the coding sequence ATGCCCACGGAATCGACCCCCGTGCCGACGCCTGCGGCCGTGCCGTCAGCAGCCCCCGTGGAGATCACGGGCGCCGAGGCGGTCGTCCGCTCGCTCGAGATGCTCGGGATCACCGACGTCTTCGGACTCCCCGGCGGGGCCATCCTCCCCGTCTACGACCCGCTGTTCGAGAGCAAGAAGCTCCGCCACATCCTCGTTCGCCACGAACAGGGCGGTGGCCACGCCGCGCAGGGCTACGCCTCGTCGAGCGGCAAGCTCGGCGTCACGATCGCGACCTCGGGCCCCGGCGCGACGAACCTCGTCACCGCCATCGCCGACGCCCACATGGACTCGGTGCCGCTGCTCGCGATCACCGGCCAGGTGTTCTCGACGCTCATGGGCACCGACGCCTTCCAGGAAGCCGACATCGTCGGCATCACGATGCCGATCACGAAGCACTCGTTCCTCGTGAAGAACGCGGAGGAGATCCCGGCGACGATCGCCGCCGCCGTGCACATCGCGACGACCGGTCGCCCCGGCCCCGTGCTCGTCGACATCACGAAGGACGCGCAGCAGGCGAAGTTCCCGTTCCGCTGGCCGCCGAAGGTCGACCTGCCCGGGTACCGCCCGATCACGAAGGCCCACGGCAAGCAGGTCACCGCCGCGGCACAGCTCATCGCTGCCGCGAAGCGCCCGGTGCTCTACGTCGGCGGCGGCGTGATCCGCGGCCGCGCATCCGAGGAGCTGCTCGCGCTCGCCGAGGCCACCAAGGCGCCAGTCGTGACGACCCTCATGGCCCGCGGCGCGTTCCCCGACTCGCACCCGCAGCACCTCGGCATGCCCGGCATGCACGGCACGGTGCCCGCGGTGCTCGCCCTCCAGGAGAGCGACCTCATCGTCGCCCTCGGCGCCCGGTTCGACGACCGCGTGACCGGCAAGGCCGCGCTCTTCGCCCCCGAGGCGAAGGTCGTGCACGTCGACATCGACCCCGCCGAGATCTCGAAGATCCGCACGGCCGACGTGCCGATCGTGGGCGACCTGAAGGAGGTGCTCGTCGACCTCGGCGCCGCCTACCGCGACGCGATCCGTGAGACCACGCCCGACCTCGACGAGTGGTGGGCGACGCTCGACGGCCTGCGCAACGAGTACCCGCTCGGCTACTCCGAGCCGAGCGACGGGCTGCTCGCCCCGCAGTACGTCATCGAGCGCATCGGCGAGCTGACCGGCCCCGAGGGCGTCTACGCCGCGGGCGTCGGCCAGCACCAGATGTGGGCCGCCCAGTTCATCAAGTACGAGCGGCCGAACTCGTGGCTCAACTCCGGCGGCGCCGGCACGATGGGCTACGCCGTCCCGGCCGCGATGGGCGCGAAGGTCGCCCAGCCCGACCGCGACGTGTGGGCGATCGACGGCGACGGCTGCTTCCAGATGACGAACCAGGAGCTCGCGACGTGCGCCCTGAACGACATCCCGATCAAGGTCGCGGTCATCAACAACTCGTCGCTCGGCATGGTGCGCCAGTGGCAGACCCTGTTCTACGACGGCCGGTACTCGAACACCGACCTCAACACCGGCCATGACACGGTGCGCATCCCCGACTTCGTGACGCTCGCCGAGGCGTACGGCGCCCTCGGCATCCGCGTCACGAAGAAGGAGGAGGTCGACGATGCCATCAAGCTCGCGCTCGAGACGAACGACCGCCCGGTCGTGATCGACTTCGTCGTCTCGGCCGACGCGATGGTGTGGCCGATGGTGCCGCAGGGCGTGTCGAACAGCTACATCCAGTACGCGCGCGACCACGCGCCGGCGTTCAGCGAGGAGGACTGA
- the ilvN gene encoding acetolactate synthase small subunit — MSTHVLSLLVEDKPGLLTRVAGLFARRGFNIESLAVGHSEIDGLSRITVVVDVEDLPLEQVTKQLNKLVNVIKIVELDPAQSVQREHLLIKVRVDNTTRSQVLEAVNLFRARVVDVSTDALVIEVTGDSGKTQALLKVLEPYGIKEIAQSGLLAIGRGGKSITERVFKN, encoded by the coding sequence ATGTCGACCCACGTGCTCTCGCTCCTCGTCGAGGACAAGCCCGGCCTCCTGACCCGCGTCGCGGGCCTCTTCGCCCGTCGCGGCTTCAACATCGAGTCCCTCGCGGTCGGCCACTCCGAGATCGACGGCCTCAGCCGCATCACGGTCGTCGTCGATGTCGAGGACCTGCCGCTCGAGCAGGTGACGAAGCAGCTCAACAAGCTCGTCAACGTCATCAAGATCGTCGAGCTCGACCCCGCCCAGTCGGTGCAGCGTGAGCACCTTCTGATCAAGGTGCGCGTCGACAACACGACCCGCTCGCAGGTGCTCGAGGCGGTCAACCTCTTCCGCGCCCGCGTCGTCGACGTCTCGACCGACGCGCTCGTGATCGAGGTCACCGGCGACTCGGGCAAGACCCAGGCGCTGCTCAAGGTGCTCGAACCGTACGGCATCAAGGAGATCGCCCAGTCGGGCCTCCTCGCGATCGGCCGCGGCGGCAAGAGCATCACCGAACGCGTCTTCAAGAACTGA
- the ilvC gene encoding ketol-acid reductoisomerase yields MAEMYYDQDADLSIVQGKKVAVIGYGSQGHAHAQNLRDSGVEVVIGLKEGSKSIQKAEEAGFEVKNVADAAAWADVVVILAPDQYQRHIYAESVRDNLVEGNALVFGHGFNIRFGYIEAPEGVDVILVAPKAPGHTVRREFVAGRGIPDIIAVEQDATGTAWELAKSYAKGIGGTRAGVIKTTFTEETETDLFGEQAVLCGGTSQLVQYGFETLVEAGYQPEIAYFEVLHELKLIVDLMWEGGIAKQRWSVSDTAEYGDYVSGPRVIDPSVKENMKAVLADIQDGTFAKRFIADQDNGQKEFLELRAKGEQHPIETTGRDLRKLFAWNSSDDDDYVDGEVAR; encoded by the coding sequence ATGGCTGAGATGTATTACGACCAGGACGCCGACCTCTCGATCGTCCAGGGCAAGAAGGTCGCCGTCATCGGCTACGGCTCGCAGGGCCACGCCCACGCGCAGAACCTGCGCGACTCGGGCGTCGAGGTCGTCATCGGCCTCAAGGAGGGCTCGAAGTCGATCCAGAAGGCCGAAGAGGCCGGGTTCGAGGTCAAGAACGTCGCGGATGCCGCGGCCTGGGCCGACGTCGTCGTCATCCTCGCGCCCGACCAGTACCAGCGTCACATCTACGCCGAGTCGGTGCGCGACAACCTCGTCGAGGGCAACGCGCTCGTCTTCGGCCACGGCTTCAACATCCGCTTCGGCTACATCGAGGCGCCCGAGGGCGTCGACGTCATCCTCGTCGCGCCGAAGGCCCCCGGCCACACGGTGCGTCGCGAGTTCGTCGCTGGCCGCGGCATCCCCGACATCATCGCCGTCGAGCAGGACGCGACCGGCACCGCCTGGGAGCTCGCGAAGTCGTACGCCAAGGGCATCGGCGGCACCCGCGCCGGCGTCATCAAGACGACCTTCACCGAAGAGACCGAGACCGACCTGTTCGGCGAGCAGGCCGTGCTCTGCGGCGGCACCTCGCAGCTCGTGCAGTACGGCTTCGAGACCCTCGTCGAGGCCGGCTACCAGCCCGAGATCGCCTACTTCGAGGTGCTCCACGAGCTGAAGCTCATCGTCGACCTCATGTGGGAGGGCGGCATCGCCAAGCAGCGCTGGTCGGTCTCCGACACGGCCGAGTACGGCGACTACGTCTCAGGCCCCCGCGTCATCGACCCGTCGGTCAAGGAGAACATGAAGGCGGTCCTCGCCGACATCCAGGACGGCACCTTCGCGAAGCGCTTCATCGCCGACCAGGACAACGGTCAGAAGGAGTTCCTCGAGCTCCGCGCCAAGGGCGAGCAGCACCCGATCGAGACCACCGGTCGCGACCTGCGCAAGCTCTTCGCGTGGAACTCGTCGGACGACGACGACTACGTCGACGGCGAGGTCGCGCGCTGA
- a CDS encoding bifunctional metallophosphatase/5'-nucleotidase, producing MSDHSNHEPVPRWCSCAEPDDAVGHTHSGFTRRNVLIGASAATALAAAGWSAAPATAATNGTTAKITIMGTSDLHANVVNWDYYKDAVYYDGKPDVPTNAVGLSRVASLVKHIRSVRGRQNTLLFDAGDTIQGTPLGFYYATVEPVTETGVTHPMAAQMNALEYDAVALGNHEFNYGLDFLDNWISQMDAPVLAANAVHADTKVPRFTPYTITQLKVAKGHPPVKVGVLGLTNPGVVIWDKANVSGKVEVLDLVETAKRWVPVMKAEGAHIIVVSAHSGDSGKSTYGSELPVENAAALVAEQVPDVDVILFGHAHLEIPQRLVTNKVTGAEVIMSEPKNWGQRLSVFDLEISYSRGKWKVDKHSATTMNTNTVVDDPEFVALVRDQHDAVVDYMHSKVAISTEEMLAAESCWKDTAILDYVNKVQVETVAAAIAGTPEASLPIISIAAPFNRAASFPKGEVTIKDVAGLYIYDNTLMASVLTGAQLKAYLEFSAEYFKTVAPDAPVKPEDWTNAPTPRAAFTPDYNYDQFSGIEYTIDISKPVGQRISDLVYDGQIVGPDKQFVVAVNNYRQSGGGGFPHIASAPVVYNAQVAIREAIVAYASAQGTIDPSTFHVENWRLVRNGVPVVFP from the coding sequence ATGAGCGATCACTCGAATCACGAACCCGTCCCCCGCTGGTGCTCATGCGCAGAACCCGACGACGCGGTCGGGCACACGCACTCCGGCTTCACCCGACGCAACGTCCTCATCGGTGCGAGCGCGGCGACCGCGCTCGCCGCGGCCGGATGGTCGGCCGCCCCCGCGACGGCCGCGACGAACGGCACGACGGCCAAGATCACGATCATGGGCACGAGCGACCTGCACGCGAACGTCGTGAACTGGGACTACTACAAGGACGCGGTCTACTACGACGGCAAGCCCGACGTGCCGACGAACGCGGTCGGCCTCTCGCGCGTCGCGAGCCTCGTGAAGCACATCCGCTCCGTCCGCGGACGCCAGAACACGCTCCTGTTCGATGCGGGCGACACCATCCAGGGCACGCCGCTCGGCTTCTACTACGCGACCGTGGAGCCCGTCACCGAGACGGGGGTGACCCACCCGATGGCGGCGCAGATGAACGCCCTCGAGTACGACGCCGTCGCCCTCGGCAACCACGAGTTCAACTATGGGCTCGACTTCCTCGACAACTGGATCTCGCAGATGGACGCGCCGGTGCTCGCCGCGAACGCCGTGCACGCCGACACGAAGGTGCCGCGGTTCACGCCGTACACGATCACGCAGCTGAAGGTCGCCAAGGGGCACCCGCCGGTCAAGGTCGGCGTGCTCGGCCTCACGAACCCGGGCGTCGTCATCTGGGACAAGGCGAACGTGTCGGGCAAGGTCGAGGTGCTCGACCTCGTCGAGACCGCCAAGCGCTGGGTGCCGGTGATGAAGGCCGAGGGCGCGCACATCATCGTCGTCAGCGCCCACTCGGGCGACAGCGGAAAGTCCACCTACGGGTCCGAGCTCCCGGTCGAGAACGCGGCCGCACTGGTCGCCGAGCAGGTGCCCGACGTCGACGTGATCCTGTTCGGCCACGCGCACCTCGAGATCCCGCAGCGCCTCGTCACGAACAAGGTGACCGGGGCCGAGGTGATCATGAGCGAGCCGAAGAACTGGGGTCAGCGACTCAGCGTCTTCGACCTCGAGATCAGCTACTCGCGCGGCAAGTGGAAGGTCGACAAGCACTCCGCGACGACGATGAACACGAACACCGTGGTCGACGACCCCGAGTTCGTCGCGCTCGTGCGCGACCAGCACGACGCCGTCGTCGACTACATGCACTCGAAGGTCGCGATCTCGACTGAAGAGATGCTCGCTGCCGAGTCCTGCTGGAAGGACACGGCGATCCTCGACTACGTCAACAAGGTGCAGGTCGAGACGGTCGCGGCGGCGATCGCCGGCACGCCAGAGGCATCCCTGCCGATCATCTCGATCGCGGCGCCGTTCAACCGGGCGGCGAGCTTCCCGAAGGGCGAGGTGACCATCAAGGACGTCGCGGGCCTCTACATCTACGACAACACGCTCATGGCCTCGGTGCTGACCGGCGCGCAGCTGAAGGCGTACCTCGAGTTCTCGGCGGAGTACTTCAAGACGGTCGCGCCCGATGCTCCGGTGAAGCCCGAGGACTGGACGAACGCGCCCACGCCGCGGGCCGCGTTCACGCCCGACTACAACTACGACCAGTTCTCGGGCATCGAGTACACGATCGACATCTCGAAGCCGGTCGGTCAGCGCATCTCCGACCTCGTCTACGACGGGCAGATCGTGGGTCCCGACAAGCAGTTCGTCGTCGCGGTCAACAACTACCGGCAGTCGGGCGGCGGCGGGTTCCCGCACATCGCGTCGGCACCGGTCGTGTACAACGCGCAGGTCGCGATCCGCGAGGCGATCGTCGCGTACGCGTCGGCACAGGGCACGATCGACCCGTCGACGTTCCACGTCGAGAACTGGAGGCTCGTGCGCAACGGGGTGCCCGTGGTGTTCCCCTGA
- a CDS encoding copper homeostasis protein CutC produces the protein MVAYPLPVEIAVQDAAGTRIALAGGATRIELCQALDLGGLTPSIGLVESAVQLAAEAQAPSFVHVLVRPRGGGFVYDADELATIERDIRAVISAGADGVVVGALAESGELDVEAVHRFVEAAGAADVTVHRAVDAAGDPRAAVSALARLGVRRVLTSGGAADCRTGLATLEAMAAASGVLEVMAGGGVKVDDIAALAAAGVDAVHLSARGRALRGGASGPGGGVDGFDETDAVLVAAAVEAARLAATAGV, from the coding sequence ATGGTCGCCTACCCGCTCCCCGTCGAGATCGCCGTTCAGGATGCCGCGGGCACGCGCATCGCGCTCGCGGGAGGCGCCACTCGCATCGAGCTCTGCCAGGCGCTCGACCTCGGCGGGCTCACCCCGTCGATCGGGCTCGTCGAGTCGGCGGTGCAGCTCGCGGCCGAGGCACAGGCGCCGTCGTTCGTGCACGTGCTCGTACGGCCGCGCGGCGGCGGGTTCGTGTACGACGCCGACGAGCTCGCGACGATCGAGCGCGACATCCGCGCGGTGATCTCGGCAGGGGCCGACGGCGTCGTGGTCGGCGCGCTCGCGGAATCGGGCGAGCTCGACGTCGAGGCCGTGCACCGGTTCGTCGAGGCTGCGGGCGCGGCCGACGTCACGGTGCACCGGGCGGTCGATGCCGCCGGTGACCCGCGTGCCGCGGTCTCGGCGCTCGCCCGGCTCGGGGTGCGACGCGTGCTCACCTCGGGTGGCGCCGCCGACTGCCGCACGGGCCTCGCGACGCTCGAGGCGATGGCTGCGGCATCGGGCGTGCTCGAGGTCATGGCCGGCGGCGGCGTCAAGGTCGACGACATCGCGGCCCTTGCGGCGGCCGGCGTCGACGCCGTGCACCTGTCGGCACGCGGACGTGCGCTGCGCGGGGGAGCGAGCGGCCCGGGCGGCGGCGTCGACGGATTCGACGAGACCGACGCCGTGCTCGTCGCGGCGGCCGTCGAGGCGGCCCGACTGGCGGCGACCGCGGGCGTATGA
- a CDS encoding DNA polymerase III subunit gamma/tau, giving the protein MRPDPDADDDALRWEGDDDPTLAPGWKTVGKPVPLADSAAGADQSETVDVAGGESAVVATADDADAAPQTGSVALVALGVLGGVYLLYTIGWLITAVRTSAPGTSVVSDAMYSLGLWLAVLAAPCWFALALRGARTTRSRFAWLVVGAVVLVPLPFVLGVTA; this is encoded by the coding sequence ATGCGTCCCGACCCCGATGCCGACGACGACGCCCTGCGCTGGGAGGGCGACGACGACCCCACCCTCGCCCCCGGATGGAAGACCGTCGGCAAGCCCGTTCCGCTGGCCGATTCGGCCGCCGGGGCCGACCAGTCGGAGACGGTCGACGTGGCCGGCGGCGAGTCGGCGGTGGTGGCCACCGCTGACGACGCGGATGCCGCGCCGCAGACCGGCTCGGTCGCACTCGTCGCGCTCGGGGTGCTCGGCGGCGTCTACCTGCTCTACACGATCGGCTGGCTGATCACGGCCGTGCGCACCTCGGCACCCGGCACGAGCGTCGTGAGCGATGCCATGTACTCGCTCGGACTGTGGCTCGCCGTGCTCGCCGCGCCGTGCTGGTTCGCGCTCGCCCTGCGCGGCGCGCGCACCACCCGTTCGCGCTTCGCCTGGCTCGTGGTCGGTGCCGTCGTGCTCGTGCCGCTGCCCTTCGTGCTGGGGGTGACCGCGTGA